The DNA segment GTTCGATCACCCAGGCGCCCTTGCGCATCACACCGGCCAGCCCGAAGTCCGCGTCCAGGACGACCAGGTCGGCGTCCTTGCCGGGCTCCAGCGAGCCGATCCTGTCGTACAGGCCGAGCAGCCGCGCCGGGTTGGCCGAGAGGGACCGTACGACGTCGTCCACCGGCAGCTTGTCGACGGTCACCGAGCGCCGGAAGGCCGTGTCCAGGGTGAGGGTGGAGCCCGCGATCGAGCCGCCCTCGACCAGCCGGGCCACGCCCTCCTTGACCTCGACCTCCAGCGGGCCGAGCAGATAGACGCCGTCACCGAAACCGGCGGCGTCCATCGCGTCGGTGATGAGGGCGACCCGTGCGGAGCCCGCCGAGCGGTACGCCAGCTCCAGCGCGGCCGGGTGCAGATGGGTGCCGTCGTTGATCAGCTCGACGGTGACCCGCTCGTCCTCCAGGAGGGCGGCGATGGGGCCCGGGTCGCGGTGGCCGAACGGCGGCATCGCGTTGAAGAGGTGGGTGGCGACGGTCGCGCCCGCCTCGATGGCCTCGACGGTCTGCTCGTACGTGGCGTCGGTGTGGCCGACGGCCGCGATGACGCCGTTCTCGGCGAGCAGGCGTACGGAGTCGATGCCGCCCTTCATCTCGGTGGCCAGCGTGAACATCCGGGCGGTGCCGCGCGCCGCGTCCATCAGCTTGCGGACGTCGGCCGGGTCGGGGTCGCGCAGCAGCGACGGGCTGTGCGCGCCCTTGCGGCAGGGGGAGATGAACGGCCCCTCGAAGTGGATGCCGGCCAGGTCGCCCTGCTCGACCAGTTCGGAGAGGATCCCGGCCCGCTCGGCGAGGAAGTCCATCTCGCCGGTGACGGTCGAGGCGACCATCGTGGTCGTGCCGTGCTGCCGGTGGGCGTCGATGCCCTTGAGCACCTCCTCGGGGGTGCCGGAGGTGAAGGAGGCTCCGCCGCCGCCGTGCACGTGCATGTCGACGAACCCGGGCACCACCCAGTGCCCCGTGAGGTCGAGGACCGCCGCACCCCCGGGAGCGCTCCCGGCGATGCGCGAGCCCTCCACGATGACCCGGCCGCCGTCGACGGTCCCGGTCGGCAGCACCACGCGGGCTCCGGAGAGGACTGTGCTTGCTTCGCTTCCGGCCATCAGGCGGATACCTCCGTGGAGAGAAGATCCCAGGCGAGCAGCCCTGCGCCCAGGCATCCAGCGGTGTCCCCGAGGGCCGCCGGGACGATGTGGGGCAGCTTCTGGAACGTCACGCGTTCCCGCACTGCCGCCTTGAGGGGTACGAACAAGGTTTCCCCGGCCTCGGCGAGCCCGCCACCGATGATCAGGGTGCGCGGATCGAGCAGGGTGAGCGCGGTGACCAGGCCGTCGGCGAGCGCGTCGACCGCGGTCTGCCAGACGGCGACGGCCCTCGGATCGCCGGACTCGACGGCCTTGGCGCAGTCGGCCGCGTCGGCCTCCGGGTCGCCGGACGCCTCGGCCCAGGCCAGCGATACGGCGGACGCGGACGCGTACCGCTCCAGGCAGCCGTGCTGTCCGCAGCCGCAGTCGACGCCTCCGGGCCGTACGACGATGTGGCCGATCTCCCCGGCGTATCCGTGGGCGCCCGCCTCGATGGAGCCCTCGATGCCGATGGCGCCCGCGATGCCGGTGCCGAGCGGCATGAAGAGGAAGCGGTCGGCGCCCTTGCCCGCCCCGATCCGTCCCTCGGCGAGCCCGCCGGTGCGGACGTCGTGGCCGAGCGCCACCGGGATGCCGTGCAGCCGGGCGCTGAGCAGTTTCCGCATGGGGACGTCGCGCCAGCCGAGGTTGGAGGCGTAGACGGCGACGCCGTTCTCGGCGTCGATGATGCCGGGGACGGCCACGCCCGCGGCCGACGCGGTCCGGCCGAAGTGCTCCTCGCCGTACGCGCGCAGCTCGGCGGCGAAGTCGAGGATCGACGCGACGACGGCCTCGGGGCCCCGCTCCCGGCCGGTGGCCCTGCGCGCCTCGTGGAGCAGGGTGCCGTCCGCCCCGACCAGGGCGGCTTTCATGCCGGTGCCGCCCACGTCGAGGGCGATGACATGGTGTTCGGCCGGGAGACCGGGGGTGGTTCCCCGGGAGAATGCAGTCACCCGGACAGTGTGGCTCGGATAACCGAAAAAGGTCTAGTCCACTCTGTTGGATTGTTGCGCATCCATACAAAGTCCGGGCAAAGAGCCGGGCAAAGAACCGGCACGGCTCCGCCCTGTGCCGCCTGATGCCCCGGTGGCCCTGTGTTGCTGAAGCGAGACCGGAGAGCTGTGGACCCGCAGATGGCCCTGGGGGAAAATCGCAGCCACGTGCGACGGTACGGCACGGGGGACCGGCTGGAACATAGTGCAACAGAGGGTGGGAAAAGGGCTGTGCGGCAGCGCTTCTTGGGGCTTTCTGCGGCGGTTGCCGCGCTCGGTATGACGGCGGCGCTCTCCGGTTGCGGGTCGGACAGCGGATCGGGTGACGTCACCCTGAAGGTGGTCGCCGCCAACTACGACCCGAACGACGGCCCGAGC comes from the Streptomyces sp. NBC_01471 genome and includes:
- a CDS encoding ROK family protein produces the protein MTAFSRGTTPGLPAEHHVIALDVGGTGMKAALVGADGTLLHEARRATGRERGPEAVVASILDFAAELRAYGEEHFGRTASAAGVAVPGIIDAENGVAVYASNLGWRDVPMRKLLSARLHGIPVALGHDVRTGGLAEGRIGAGKGADRFLFMPLGTGIAGAIGIEGSIEAGAHGYAGEIGHIVVRPGGVDCGCGQHGCLERYASASAVSLAWAEASGDPEADAADCAKAVESGDPRAVAVWQTAVDALADGLVTALTLLDPRTLIIGGGLAEAGETLFVPLKAAVRERVTFQKLPHIVPAALGDTAGCLGAGLLAWDLLSTEVSA
- the nagA gene encoding N-acetylglucosamine-6-phosphate deacetylase — protein: MAGSEASTVLSGARVVLPTGTVDGGRVIVEGSRIAGSAPGGAAVLDLTGHWVVPGFVDMHVHGGGGASFTSGTPEEVLKGIDAHRQHGTTTMVASTVTGEMDFLAERAGILSELVEQGDLAGIHFEGPFISPCRKGAHSPSLLRDPDPADVRKLMDAARGTARMFTLATEMKGGIDSVRLLAENGVIAAVGHTDATYEQTVEAIEAGATVATHLFNAMPPFGHRDPGPIAALLEDERVTVELINDGTHLHPAALELAYRSAGSARVALITDAMDAAGFGDGVYLLGPLEVEVKEGVARLVEGGSIAGSTLTLDTAFRRSVTVDKLPVDDVVRSLSANPARLLGLYDRIGSLEPGKDADLVVLDADFGLAGVMRKGAWVIEPKQN